From the genome of Solea senegalensis isolate Sse05_10M linkage group LG21, IFAPA_SoseM_1, whole genome shotgun sequence:
ACACGGTGTTGGAGATTGATGACAGTGTTAGTTAAATAAGTTTGAGTTTGGAGGTGCaagataatgtgttttttatgttattaaatATCTATTTAAAGTCACATATGCAGGGTTTGTCAGGTGCTTTTTTGTCTCAAGGTGGAGAGAGCGTAGTATTGGTTGAGCTTAATGAATCTGAGGCAACAAATGTTTTTCTGGGATCAGATCAATAGCAGCTTCTGCTCTAAATGAGGGACTATGctgtgaggtactgacacattcATGTTGCAGCTCCAGAGGGTTGATCGGGATTAGAACAGGAGATTGAACAGCTTTTAACCAAGTCTGTAGTAGATGACATTACAGTTGAACAGTTTTAACTAGTCCTATTTTCATTGTGACAAGTAAGATTTAGTCGTTAAGGCATTTAGAACAGCATTTGTAGTAGTCggaaaaagtaaaattacatttGCATGAACTCCCATTTTTCAACATCTGCAATTAAATGTCTTGGGGGTTACTGAAACAGCAATTGTAgtcttattataattatatactTATTTgatattaaatttaaatttatttaaaatatattaacaaTATAGTCTGAGCAGTTTAACACCATACAGACGAAAGAAGAAACAGACACCATAGAGGGCAGGCAGATGTGGCAACAGCCAGCTGCATCACTGATGCCGATGAAGGCTGTCAGGCCTTGGCCTTAATCTTCACTTGCCAGCCTGAGTGAGGAAGAAtccatcctcctcatcattGGCTCAGACTGGGAACCCCCAGCTACCACAGTTGTGACAGTGCACACGGTCAGTGTTAGGGGTCTTGTCCAGACTGACTTGATTTTGGAACACAAGCCACCCTATGGAGACTCTTCAGATGGAGGGGTACACCATTTCTGCTCTGGTGTGACCAGGATGCAGGCGGTTCGTAGCTAACTCACTTGCTAGGGTACTTGCGAGTGGTGAGgcactgagagaaaaacaacgcCATGGAGAGAAGAGGGAAAGTGTTGATGCTGACCTGGTAAGGAGAGGCAGCCACTTAACTGCTGTGCTATTAAGTTAGCTGGAGAATTAGCATAAAGGTTAATGTCAAATTTCTGTCAAGTGGTTGCAGGTTGCAAAGTGGagctgagataaaaaaaatccataaccTGGTCAGGTGAGGAAAGTAATTCTGCTGCCAACCTAGTGTGGCCACAGAAGCAGAATCTCAGTCAGTactgagggaggaaggaagCCATGTAACACAGTCAAACTTGCTAactctagggctgcaactattcgattatttattaatggattattaaCAGTACAATTTCCTCACAAACGTTGCAGTGCACAGCATTAATAGCAGTGATTGCAAAAGCTATACTGTTTTTACTTACAGGTGAAACtgtaaaacaatgttatttCAGTAAAATATCCATTGCCTAAGTATTTGGCAGTAATCCAGTTCAGATGGAAACAAATCTGAAGGTATTGGAATGATTGACTTTTTTGATCTGGAGCCCTGAGCTGTTGTAATCAAATTAGGTCCGTGTCTCGTGAATCCTGATTTTCTAATACTGATTTTGTGAATGAGTGGGTTGTGGAAACATCAGTTCTAATTTGCGGGCGATTATTAATATGATTGGCTTGtggtttgtttacttgtttgtcTGTCCACTGTTTATTTCCCTCCCTGATGTCTTTAGCTCTCACGCTCTAGCTCAATGAGTTCTTTATCACGCGAAGTGAGTCAGCATTTAAACCAGGTACCTCTAGCTGGGCCTCAAATGGTCCACTCTCCACCCCTGCCTGTTCACACCCACCCTGCTCATTTGCATTACTAGCAACACGCTTCACTGTTTACGGCTGAGGCTTTCGCCACACAGTATGTCCGTCTTCTCCGTGTTCACCTGCCTGCTGTCTCCAGCATTATTAACTTCACTCTCCATCTGTTGGTCAACGACAGACAGATGGtcaacacctttttttttttaggatggCAACTGAAACGTTCACTGTGCTTCAGGCTAGAATATTTCAGTAGGTTATTGGGTTGTCACAAAATGTTGTACATATATTTGGCCCACCTTTTTTGGTAATCTTTCTGTAGCACCTTTGGTTGGCCAGAGTTTGTGTCTCAAACACGTACTGGCACAAAATCCAGTCTAGACATTCATTGTCACCAGAGAAATGTGTCCTACTGTTTTAAGACAGCTCATATTCTCTAGCACCATCatgagacatttttgtttcatataaTTGTGTCTAACTATAACTACAAACTCTGTTTTGATCACACTAGTGCTCAGACAGTCGCTCAGAGACTTTGAGTCATAGATGAGAGAGTGAATCATGCTGGAGACTGTTGCAGGACGACTCCCTTGATAGTTGTCATGCGATCCCATTGCTTCATTAACCCATCATTAGACTTGCATGGTGACTAAAATGTGTTAAACAGTGCTTTGTAATGCTGCCTCTGTGAATTCAAGTCCTCCTGTCTTCATTTGAGCCTCTGTACCATTAGAGAGTAATTCTATGCTCACTGTGgtaactctctctctgtgcgttGTAGAGTCATCCTGCCCAGGGTGCCGCACCCACGGGAGGCGTCACCTTTTATAACCCTGCACAGTTTGCTCAGGTAAGGATCTGAGGGAGAGAACAAACATCAGTATGAACCAGTGTCCTGTGGCACCGTTAACGAccctcttattttatttgtcttcctTTTCACTCCATAACCTTACTtccgtttgttgtttttgctctctTTCCCAGACAAGTGCACCACTGGGAGGTGGACTCCGCTCTGGACGTTTGGGCGGTCAGCGCCAGTACCCAGTGATGAAGTAACATTTTCTTGCAGAGAGGTGGCGTGAACAGACTTGTTGGATAGAGTGATACCATTACCTGGAATTAAATGAAGCACATGGacgtcctgctctctgtcttaTGAACCTTTCTTTTTGCCTGCACCCTGTGAAGAGCATTAAGTGTATCCATCTCGTCGAAACAGATTAACCACTCTGTCTTCTTTTTAATTCAGTAACTGCATCATGGCGTCTCCTCGAAGGGCTTAATCCTGATTCAATAGAAATCAAAAAAGTTGTATAATGGGTTTAAACACACGTAAAGGGGCATCATGGAtgtatttaaacaaacacattgtctATGTAGGCATAATTTAATGTACATTGAATATGTTTATCCTCTAATCTGTCCAGCTTCTACTTTACACTGTTAACAGAATAATGATCCCAAATCCTGTTTTaggtttgtctttgtgtcttaaGTCCaaatgtccatgtttgtttaatttgtgtgaTGGGTAGAGAGAAAGTGGCACCTTTTTAATTTCATGTTGTTATCTGGGACTTAGTGTGCATTTACAGCTCTTCAGTGTCCCCCTGTTTACTGGAGATAGCAATTTTGTGTGAGAATGAATTGTGTTAATAGTGCAttgtctgctgtgttgtttgcttttttgtcCCTCATTCGCTCTCCAGTAGGCCAAGGATGTCGGAACTGGCTCAAACTGGCTTCACAGTGTGAGAGTTGGAGGAAGTGCAGCGTTAGGACGCTGCTCGTttcagatatttatttacatgtcctCCTGCGCAACAGCAACTCTTTACTGTAATGCTATGTCAGGGAGTCCGATGTCTCCCCTCTTTGAATTTGACAATAACAGAGGGGTGGTCCTCAGATCATGAGGGATCTGGATAAAAAACTGCATTCTAAATAAATCTATCCAAATATTTGTATATCAGATTGATAGTATTTATGAGGTGAAGACAAacaggtgtgcatgtgtgtgtgagtgagagagagatctAATTTTTTCCTGAATAGCTTTGACAAAATGCTTTTGTGATTGATCAGATGACAAGGAATCATATTCTGATCGTTTGTATTGGCCGCTTCTGCAGACAATAAATCTTTATCTAAATTGTGATTAGAGCGCCAATTGCACTCTAAAGATTTGGTCGTTTTAATTtcctgacatgtttttattttcagttcagtCATTCATTACTGTCGAGCTTTCTGATTAAGtggtttgatgtttttcttgtagACATGAATTTGAGATTTTAAAATGTCCCCTAACCGTCTCCTAAAATGTTGGCGTTCCTCTTGTAAAAGTCTTGAGAAACCCGTAGttagaaaaaggcaaaaacaaaaccgTAATAAatatttggggtttttttgcgCTTTGTAGCACCATGAAAGAGATGTGtgaattttgatatttttgatttCTAAAGTAAAAATGACTCAATAAATTTCATGTTGGAATTTGATCAGAAGAAATAAAGTAATTTTTTGTAGGAGAGAATGAATGAGAATGAATCTGTGCTACCATTGAACGGTCTGCTAAAATGTCAGTGTATTTCAAGGTTGGGCATCATGTACTAGATGAGATATTGTGATGACTAACATGATGGAGGTACCATTACAGTGATTTTTCcatatttccatttaatttCCAGTCAatttaaacttcaaaatgaatgtaTATCTATAAGGTGTTTTACGTCAGGACAGGTCCCAAGTTTGTATTTCATTTAcctgagaaacaaaacaaagcatcaATTTCTTTAAGAACACTCATGCTTGAAAAGCTCTGAATGTTGGTTTGAATGATAACTAAAAATGCATATTTACtagaatgtctttttttattatcattattattattattattattatttcccaTACTGTTCATGCACATTCACCATCCTAGATTTATATGCAAGTTATTTGACATTGAACATAAAGAAAAGCCAAACCTCAGGGAGTTTAGTTTTAGCATTTGGTAgtacataaaacataaaagacaaagtcaaattTCAAATCCATGATGGCAGAAGAATAGAAACTTAAAGGGTTGTAAAAGTTAGTAGCATTTATCCTCGGAGGAACACAAATGTCTGCACACAATGGCATTTGTAGTTAATAGAGAATAATAGAGAATAGTCAGCCGGAACCAAAGTAGTATTCTACCAGAACCAACATCTCCATCCACAAAGCCACATTTAACAACAATCTGAGCTGCAGTAAGGGGAATTGTTAACACTgtaattttatgtttttttctgttggcaACAGTTATTGCTTAGTTACAAAATCCAAGAAGATGCAGTTTAGTCTCTAACATGACTGTTGGCAACATAATAATAGTCGTACAGTGACGTATGTCTTGTAATGGGTGTTCAGCTTCTAGATGGAGCGAGACTGTTTGACACTGGCACTTTTCTTCAGTCCTTTTATCTGAAAAGATAAATTCCCATATTTAAAAGTAGGTGGACTGTTTACTGTTGGTCCACTCACAAGACAACTGACAACACACTTCATGATCAGCATAAAACAGTGATAGCTGGATGATTGCCTGGTGTGAGGTGTCATCTCTTCCTATTATCACTTTAACCAAGTCATTAGTGTTATTCCACTTGTAAAAGGTCATTGTCCAGTGTCTAAAGCTGCTTGTGCTTTCTGTACAGCGACCTTCAGCATTCCAGGGTTGCTGAGCAGCTCTTGAAGAACAGTTGCTTCCATCTCTAGTAACATTCCtacacagaaagacagaaaaatgggatacaaacaaaaaagtgtagcataaatgtttatttactgaAGCTATCTGTGTAATTACAGTACATTGACGCTTAATCTACACCTTAAAGGTGTGTATACCGTACCACACTATAATCTGCTTACCTGTAATATCATTTGCATGAAGAGGATCTATCTCCTCCACCAGTGAGAAGAGCCTCTCTCCCAGTTTCTCTGTGTCGTCAGCATCCAACAAGTCTGTCCGCTCCTTCTGCCTGAAGGGAAGTCGCAAGAAAATGTTTCAACACATTCAATTATCAGTCATTCATTAGgtgaagctctttttttttatttgtatactTTGTGGAGTTCCAATGCTAAATTCTGGCTGGGATAAAAACGTaagaaactgaatttgaatgcaTGATTATGTCCTTATATGCAAACATGTCAAGTCACATACTTCTTCAGTGTCTCCAGGGCTACGTTCACCTGCTCCTCCAGCAGTTTAGGATCAGAAAGTAGGCTTAAAACTGCATCTTTGTGCTGCTCCAGCAGCATTCCTGTGgcaagaaaaggaaacaaacttTGGATTAAAGGTAAGTACTGTATACCTAATAtactattttaaataagtatttAAAATTGGTTCCTTCATTAATCCGCATTTAATGTGGTTTCATTTAAGAGTGGCAATTTAGGTGTTTGCTGAGGTTTCTTACCTGTTATTTTCTGTGAGTGGCCAGTGTTGTAGACATCCACCATGTCAAACAGCTGCTCCCCAAGAGAGtcagaggacacagacacatcGTCATCATCCTTGCTCGTCACTCGACTGTGAAGAACAGAGAATAAACCACCATAAAAGTTTGATGACACTCAAGTATCAACCTCGTCTGCATGCTTTCTCCAGTGCTGCACACAGCAGGGCTTCCTCCTGCAGCATCTGAACCAACACATTAACTATTCCCAGAAATTTAATTTTGACCAAAACTGCATGTCAACTGGCTCACTGATGCTCACAATATTAACTCCTTTGTTATCAAAATTTGACACAGAGTTCAATACCCGGCCCTTAAAGCCAGTTACAAACAAAGCATGTCACATACAGTAAGAAGATAAAAGCTTATGGGCAAACCAAATCCTCCAGGGTCACACTTATCCTCTTTAGTCAGCATTTCAGTTACTGCCATCAGACCACAGACCTGTGGCACCAATTTGTCGAAAAGAAGagccaaaaaaaagtctttcattCTGTCAGTGCTGGTTGTT
Proteins encoded in this window:
- the LOC122758048 gene encoding uncharacterized protein LOC122758048, giving the protein MEVEGDLETLGEQLYTRIYPKHKDNAGKLTGMLLELPRHVLSQMLQDEALLCAAVEKACRALQLTQEPSRVTSKDDDDVSVSSDSLGEQLFDMVDVYNTGHSQKITGMLLEQHKDAVLSLLSDPKLLEEQVNVALETLKKQKERTDLLDADDTEKLGERLFSLVEEIDPLHANDITGMLLEMEATVLQELLSNPGMLKVAVQKAQAALDTGQ